In Gemmatimonadaceae bacterium, a single genomic region encodes these proteins:
- a CDS encoding glycosyltransferase gives MTMRVLHVDTERGWRGGERQALWLAEELARRGHVPVIAARAGEPLIERARTAGLDVVEASPRSELDVAAAWRLRRFIRSRNIAIVHAHTAHAVALCALATIGTSAKLVVSRRVDFAPRKNPGTRWKYGRADRIIAISDAVARVLAANGIERARIDVVPDGVDVHRSVTPVAREALAPLGIRSDAVLVVQVAQLVGHKDPLNFVRAMAHVAGSVRAAQGLLVGDGPLRADVEAEILRLGLRDAVRLAGYRTDADAILASADVACLSSNEEGMGSVLLDALMFGLPMAATTAGGIPEVIVDDECGLLVPPRDSDALGAAIVRLLSDGALAARLRSNARARAAEFSVERMADRTIAVYEAVVGAG, from the coding sequence ATGACGATGCGCGTGCTGCACGTAGACACCGAGCGCGGATGGCGTGGCGGCGAGCGCCAGGCGCTGTGGCTCGCCGAGGAATTGGCGCGGCGAGGTCACGTGCCCGTGATCGCCGCCCGCGCGGGGGAGCCACTGATCGAGCGTGCGCGAACGGCGGGTCTCGACGTTGTCGAGGCGTCGCCGCGCTCGGAGCTCGACGTCGCCGCCGCGTGGCGGCTTCGCCGATTCATTCGATCGCGCAACATCGCGATCGTGCACGCACACACCGCGCACGCTGTTGCCCTTTGCGCGCTCGCCACGATCGGTACGAGCGCGAAGCTCGTCGTGTCGCGCCGGGTCGATTTTGCGCCGCGGAAGAATCCGGGTACGCGCTGGAAATACGGCCGGGCGGATCGCATCATCGCGATCTCGGACGCGGTCGCGCGTGTGCTGGCGGCGAATGGCATCGAGCGCGCGCGGATCGACGTCGTGCCGGACGGCGTCGACGTCCACCGCAGCGTGACGCCCGTCGCTCGCGAGGCGCTCGCGCCGCTCGGAATTCGAAGCGACGCAGTGCTCGTCGTGCAGGTCGCGCAGCTCGTCGGTCATAAGGATCCGCTCAACTTCGTTCGCGCGATGGCGCACGTCGCCGGGTCGGTCCGGGCCGCGCAGGGTTTGCTCGTCGGCGACGGACCGCTGCGCGCCGACGTCGAGGCCGAGATCCTGCGACTCGGACTTCGCGACGCGGTGCGATTGGCAGGATATCGCACCGATGCCGACGCGATTCTCGCCTCAGCCGACGTCGCGTGTCTCAGCTCGAATGAAGAGGGAATGGGTTCGGTGCTGCTCGACGCGCTCATGTTCGGTCTGCCGATGGCCGCGACAACGGCGGGCGGCATACCGGAGGTGATCGTTGACGACGAGTGCGGATTGCTCGTGCCGCCGCGAGATTCCGACGCGCTCGGCGCCGCGATCGTCCGACTGCTTTCCGACGGCGCGCTCGCCGCACGCCTGCGCTCGAATGCACGAGCGCGCGCGGCAGAGTTTTCGGTGGAGCGCATGGCGGATCGCACCATCGCGGTTTACGAGGCCGTCGTCGGCGCGGGTTGA
- a CDS encoding glycosyltransferase family 9 protein: protein MTRTPPSIRRIIVVALDNLGDLVFASALMSPLHDAFPHATIDVWAKEYTADVARLLPHAGDVIAADPFWAVPAHRTRPPIQRMLASIAEVRRRRYDVAILTGAPWRTAAAVAMARVPRRIGLARRHNQYFLTEVLPAEDIDKPVLIEQARLLEPLDIRSTHPAYRLDIARLGALRDRIGSRLPERFVALHPFASARDRCVPLSEWAQLAFAFHGRRIPTLWIGTSAELDELRRSHTHPRGFYADMLGDQSLAESAAALSLASMFVGHDSGPLHVAGAFGVPVVGIFAPGQPKRTFPQGVGPWRMIARPSPVGISAGDMLREADALGVFSIA from the coding sequence ATGACGCGCACGCCGCCTTCCATTCGGCGCATCATCGTCGTCGCCCTCGACAATCTCGGCGATCTGGTCTTCGCGTCCGCGCTGATGTCCCCGCTGCACGACGCCTTCCCACACGCGACCATCGACGTCTGGGCAAAGGAGTACACTGCCGACGTCGCGCGCCTGCTGCCGCACGCCGGCGACGTCATCGCCGCCGACCCGTTCTGGGCCGTCCCGGCGCATCGTACGCGACCGCCCATTCAGCGCATGCTCGCGAGCATCGCCGAGGTGCGCCGGCGGCGATACGACGTCGCCATTCTCACCGGCGCACCGTGGCGAACCGCGGCCGCCGTCGCCATGGCGCGAGTCCCGCGCCGCATCGGATTGGCACGCCGGCACAATCAGTATTTTCTCACGGAGGTTCTGCCCGCCGAAGATATCGATAAGCCGGTCCTCATCGAGCAAGCGCGCTTGCTCGAGCCGCTCGATATTCGATCGACACATCCGGCATACCGGCTCGACATCGCGCGGCTCGGCGCACTGCGCGACCGAATCGGCTCGCGCCTGCCCGAGCGTTTCGTGGCGCTCCACCCATTCGCGAGCGCGCGCGACCGTTGCGTTCCGCTCAGCGAGTGGGCACAACTGGCGTTCGCGTTTCATGGCCGCCGGATTCCGACGTTGTGGATCGGTACGAGCGCGGAGCTCGATGAGCTGCGCCGATCGCACACGCATCCCAGGGGCTTCTACGCCGACATGCTCGGCGATCAGTCGCTGGCGGAGAGCGCCGCCGCGTTATCGCTCGCGTCGATGTTCGTGGGCCATGACTCAGGCCCGCTGCACGTCGCCGGTGCGTTCGGCGTCCCGGTCGTCGGCATCTTCGCGCCGGGCCAACCAAAGCGAACATTCCCGCAGGGTGTTGGCCCGTGGCGCATGATCGCGCGGCCGAGTCCCGTTGGGATTTCCGCCGGCGACATGCTGCGCGAAGCGGACGCGCTCGGGGTATTTTCCATCGCATGA